In Calditerricola satsumensis, the DNA window CCGCACGGCCTCAGCTGTCCTCGCTGTCCTCCGCATACGCCTCCCACAACGTCGGCGTATGGTAGAGCGTGGACGGCAGCGGATGCAAAAGCGGTTGCGGCGGCAAAGGAAACGGCACGGACGACGACACCGATCCGTAAACGCCGCCCCAACCGGTCACGGGTGACCACGGCCAGCCATACCATCCGTAGGGGTCGGCCATGGGCAGCGGATACGCCGGAAGGGGAGACGTCGGGGGAACAAATGCCGCCGCCCCATTCCCGTAGCCATGGGGACTCGGATACGCGTGGGATCCCGCAGGCGTCGACGAGGAGGGCTCCGCATCCGCGGTTGGGGGCCCCGCAGACGACGGCGCGTACGCCTCCCCGTCATGAATCAGCGGGGCGTAATCTGACCCGTCGGCATGAGAGGGTTCCGACTTTTCGACCCCGACGCGATTCTCGTCGGCCGCAGGCCTTTCCGCCGGCGCACTTGCCGGTTCGGCCGCGCGGATCACCCGCCGGCGCACCGGGGCCACGCGCGGCACGGGCACGCGCACCTTTGTACCCGGGGGGAGGGCTTCGGCCGGACCGATCTGGGGGTTAGCCCGGCACAGCGCCGGAAGGTCGACGCGGTACAGCCGGGCGATCTTCGTCAGCGTCTCCCCGCCGCTGGC includes these proteins:
- a CDS encoding LysM peptidoglycan-binding domain-containing protein — translated: MKLHIASGGETLTKIARLYRVDLPALCRANPQIGPAEALPPGTKVRVPVPRVAPVRRRVIRAAEPASAPAERPAADENRVGVEKSEPSHADGSDYAPLIHDGEAYAPSSAGPPTADAEPSSSTPAGSHAYPSPHGYGNGAAAFVPPTSPLPAYPLPMADPYGWYGWPWSPVTGWGGVYGSVSSSVPFPLPPQPLLHPLPSTLYHTPTLWEAYAEDSEDS